In Phocoena phocoena chromosome 3, mPhoPho1.1, whole genome shotgun sequence, a single window of DNA contains:
- the IL12RB1 gene encoding interleukin-12 receptor subunit beta-1, with product MGQRVTRLVSLFLLLLPRQGAEACGTMGCCFQDPPYPDADSGLASGPRDLNCYRILSNAGYECSWEYEGPAAGVSHFLRCCLKPGRCCYFAAGSATKLQFSDQDGISVLHAVTLWVESRAANWTEKSPNITLNLYSSVKYDPPPGNIKVSRSAGQLLMEWETPAHQDGAEVQFRHRTPGSPWKWGDCGHQDDAGFESCLCPLEMDTAQEFQLRRRLRPGVSGGPWSSWSSPVCIPPETPPQAKVRFSVEQLRPDGRRKVTLHEQLPQLELPEGCLGPDSGMEVTYHVHLHMLSCPCKAKATRTLRLRKKLSLSGAAYDLVVVSRNRFGLGPNQTWHIPAYTHSEPGVLNISTRANRTTMHWPAQAQGMTYCIEWQPQGQDESLATCTLTAPQDRDPDGMATHSLSQASGAMWQKECYRITIFASARPEKPTSWSTVLSTFHFGGNASEVGSPQHVSVKKLSQDSVSVDWTPSLLSTCPGVLKEYVVRCQDEASNQVSELSVNATETQITLQGLRAATAYKVQVRADTAKWRGAWSQPLRFTVEVQVSELSDLSIFLASFGSFVSILLLGIFGYLGLNRAVRHLCPPLPTPCASTAVEFSGSQGKQVWQWNSPADFPEEVSQQEALVVNISWDKGERTDVDTAGLLKEKMELPLGAPEPALDTELPLKDRKWVQGCPEAGTLGPGWKDSLEDSPAQAAGLPLLLGDLRQTPKFRSQGETETSASPYR from the exons ATGGGGCAGCGGGTGACCAGGCtggtctccctctttctcctcctgctaCCCCGGCAGGGCG CTGAAGCCTGTGGCACCATGGGGTGCTGTTTTCAGGATCCACCGTATCCGGATGCAGACTCAG GCTTAGCTTCGGGTCCCCGGGACCTAAACTGCTACCGGATACTCAGCAACGCTGGTTACGAATGTTCCTGGGAATATGAGGGCCCCGCAGCTGGGGTCAGCCACTTCCTGAGATGCTG CCTCAAGCCTGGGCGCTGTTGCTACTTTGCTGCAGGCTCAGCCACCAAGCTGCAGTTCTCCGACCAGGATGGCATATCCGTGCTCCACGCTGTCACTCTCTGGGTGGAATCCCGGGCTGCCAACTGGACAGAGAAGTCCCCCAACATTACCCTGAACCTCTACAGCTCAG TTAAATACGACCCTCCCCCAGGAAACATCAAGGTGTCCAGGTCAGCGGGGCAGCTGCTCATGGAGTGGGAGACCCCAGCCCACCAGGATGGTGCTGAGGTACAGTTCCGGCACCGGACACCTGGCAGCCCGTGGAAGTGG GGCGACTGTGGACATCAGGATGATGCTGGCTTCG AGTCATGCCTCTGCCCCTTGGAGATGGACACGGCCCAGGAATTCCAGCTGCGGCGACGGCTGAGGCCAGGGGTCTCCGGAGGTCCCTGGAGCAGCTGGAGCAGCCCTGTGTGCATCCCCCCTG AAACCCCCCCACAGGCCAAGGTGAGGTTCTCGGTGGAGCAGCTCCGCCCGGATGGGAGGAGGAAGGTGACCTTGCATGAGCAG CTGCCCCAGCTGGAGCTTCCAGAAGGCTGCCTCGGGCCCGACTCAGGCATGGAGGTGACCTACCATGTCCACCTGCATATGCTGTCCTGCCCATGTAAGGCCAAGGCCACGAGGACCCTGCGCCTGCGGAAAAAGCTCAGCCTCTCGGGTGCCGCCTATGACCTGGTTGTCGTTTCCCGGAATCGCTTTGGCCTCGGTCCCAACCAGACATGGCACATTCCTGCCTATACCCACTCAG AACCAGGGGTTCTGAATATCAGTACCAGAGCCAACAGGACCACCATGCATTGGCCAGCCCAGGCCCAGGGCATGACATACTGCATTGAGTGGCAGCCCCAGGGCCAGGATGAGAGCCTTGCCACCTGCACCCTGACGGCACCCCAGGACCGGGACCCTGATGGAATGG CAACGCACAGCTTGAGCCAAGCATCTGGGGCAATGTGGCAGAAGGAGTGTTACCGCATCACTATCTTTGCCTCTGCACGCCCGGAGAAGCCCACCTCGTGGTCCACCGTCTTGTCCACCTTCCACTTTGGAGGCAATG CCTCGGAGGTCGGGAGCCCACAACATGTGTCTGTAAAGAAACTCAGCCAGGATTCAGTGTCTGTGGACTGGACACCATCCCTGCTGAGCACCTGCCCCGGCGTCCTGAAGGAGTACGTTGTGCGCTGCCAGGATGAGGCCAGCAACCAAGTATCCG AGCTGTCAGTGAATGCCACAGAGACCCAGATCACCCTCCAGGGCCTGCGGGCTGCCACAGCCTACAAGGTGCAGGTTCGAGCAGACACAGCCAAGTGGCGGGGTGCCTGGAGCCAGCCCCTGCGCTTCACCGTCG AAGTCCAGGTTTCTGAGCTGTCCGATTTGTCCATCTTCCTCGCATCTTTTGGGAGCTTCGTGAGCATCCTTCTCCTGGGAATCTTTGGGTACCTCGGCTTGAACAG ggctGTAAGGCACCTgtgcccacccctgcccacaccttgtGCCAGCACTGCCGTCGAGTTCTCTGGCAGCCAGGGGAAGCAG GTTTGGCAGTGGAACAGCCCGGCAGACTTCCCGGAGGAGGTGTCCCAGCAAGAGGCCCTGGTGGTGAACATATCCTGGGACAAAGGAGAGCGAACTGACGTGGACACAGCTGGGCTTCTCAAGGAGAAGATGGAGCTGCCTCTGGGTGCCCCTGAGCCAGCCCTGGACACGGAGCTGCCCTTGAAAGACAGGAAATGGGTGCAGGGATGCCCTGAGGCTGGGACTCTGGGGCCTGGCTGGAAGGACAGTCTGGAGGACAGCCCTGCCCAGGCAGCTGGACTCCCGCTGCTCCTGGGAGACCTAAGGCAGACCCCCAAATTCCGTTCCCagggagaaacagaaacatcTGCCTCCCCTTACAGATAG